The Cucurbita pepo subsp. pepo cultivar mu-cu-16 chromosome LG08, ASM280686v2, whole genome shotgun sequence genome contains a region encoding:
- the LOC111800702 gene encoding ATP synthase subunit delta', mitochondrial-like codes for MFRRASSLLTRPLLSARARSFSADLPAASSTDDAFVAAWKKAIPTIDPPKTPLSFMAPRPATPSSIPTKLTVNFVLPYASELSAKEVDMVIIPATTGQMGVLPGHVATIAELKPGVLSVHEGSDTKKYFVSSGFAFIHGNSYADIIAVEAVPVDQIDPDQVQKGLAEFTQKLNSASTDLEKAEAQIGVDVHSALNAALTG; via the exons ATGTTCCGACGAGCTTCCTCCCTTTTGACCCGGCCTCTTCTCTCTGCAAGGGCTAGATCCTTCTCCGCCGATCTGCCGGCGGCTTCTTCAACTGACGATGCGTTTGTTGCTGCCTGGAAGAAGGCGATCCCCACTATTGATCCTCCTAAAACTCCTCTCTCTTTCATGGCTCCTCGTCCTGCTACGCCGTCTTCCATCCCTACTAAGCTCACTGTCAACTTTGTTCTTCCTTATGCCTCCGAGCTCTCGGCCAAAGAG GTTGACATGGTAATAATTCCAGCCACAACTGGGCAAATGGGTGTTCTTCCCGGCCATGTAGCTACAATCGCAGAGTTGAAACCAGGAGTTCTATCAGTGCACGAAGGGAGCGACACCAAAAAATACTTCGTGAGCAGTGGTTTTGCATTCATCCATGGCAACTCGTATGCTGACATAATCGCCGTGGAAGCTGTGCCTGTAGACCAAATCGACCCCGACCAAGTACAGAAGGGTCTTGCCGAATTCACCCAGAAGTTGAACTCTGCCTCAACAGACTTGGAGAAAGCCGAAGCCCAAATTGGAGTTGACGTACACAGTGCCCTGAATGCTGCCCTTACAGGATAG